From a single Asticcacaulis sp. MM231 genomic region:
- a CDS encoding thiamine pyrophosphate-binding protein, which translates to MRTGGQILVDQLVKQGVERVTCVPGESYLAALDAMHDADIDVLICRHEGGAAIMAEAYGKLTARPGVCFVTRGPGATNAAHGVHIAQHDSTPMILFIGQVERAMLGRGAFQEMDYQAFFGSTAKWVVEITDAKRIPEIVARAFRVAMQGRPGPVVISLPEDVLTDREDVADAPGLSLTKPELSLGALQQFEALLAKAKKPLVILGGSNWSLDGCQAIANFAEAFALPVATEFRRSALFPADHPSYAGDLGFGPNPKLAQRVRDADLLILLGARMAEVPSSSYTLIDLPTPQQTLVHIFPDAGEIGKVYQPALGIVCAPDTFARSLADLKAPVSKPWLEETQNAHMDFLMWTTTPAPIPGDFQYGEVMVWLRGNLPADTITCNGAGNYAIWLHRYWRHNQPRTQIAPTSGSVGYSVPAGVMAKRQCPDKTVVVFAGDGCFLMHGNEFATAVQYDIPVIILVIDNGMYGTIRMHQERNYPHRVVGTDLKNPDFKAYAEAFGGHGETVRTTAEFAPAFKRAKASGKPAIIHCYIDPQAITPAKTLDQISDGK; encoded by the coding sequence ATGAGAACCGGCGGACAAATATTAGTCGATCAACTCGTCAAACAGGGTGTCGAGCGCGTCACCTGCGTGCCGGGAGAAAGCTATCTGGCGGCGCTCGACGCCATGCACGACGCCGATATCGACGTGCTGATCTGCCGTCACGAAGGCGGCGCCGCCATCATGGCCGAAGCCTATGGCAAGCTAACCGCCCGCCCCGGCGTCTGTTTTGTGACGCGCGGCCCCGGCGCCACCAACGCGGCGCACGGCGTTCATATTGCGCAGCATGACTCAACGCCGATGATCCTGTTTATCGGCCAGGTCGAACGCGCCATGCTCGGCCGCGGCGCCTTTCAGGAAATGGATTATCAGGCCTTTTTCGGCAGCACGGCCAAGTGGGTGGTCGAGATCACCGACGCCAAACGCATCCCCGAAATCGTCGCCCGGGCCTTCCGCGTCGCCATGCAGGGCCGCCCCGGCCCGGTGGTCATCTCCCTGCCGGAAGACGTGCTGACGGACAGGGAAGACGTGGCCGACGCGCCGGGGCTTAGCCTTACCAAACCCGAACTGTCGCTCGGGGCCTTACAACAGTTTGAAGCCCTGCTTGCCAAGGCAAAAAAGCCGCTGGTCATTCTGGGCGGCAGCAACTGGAGCCTAGACGGCTGTCAGGCGATTGCCAATTTTGCCGAAGCCTTCGCCCTTCCGGTCGCCACTGAGTTTCGCCGTTCGGCGCTCTTTCCGGCTGACCACCCGTCCTATGCCGGCGATCTCGGCTTCGGCCCCAACCCCAAGCTGGCGCAGCGCGTCAGGGACGCCGATCTGCTGATCCTGCTGGGCGCACGCATGGCTGAAGTGCCGTCGTCGAGCTACACCCTGATCGACCTGCCGACGCCGCAGCAAACCCTGGTTCATATTTTCCCGGACGCTGGCGAAATCGGCAAGGTTTACCAACCGGCGCTTGGTATTGTCTGCGCGCCGGATACGTTTGCTAGGTCGCTGGCCGATCTCAAGGCGCCGGTCAGCAAGCCCTGGCTGGAAGAGACGCAGAACGCCCATATGGATTTCCTGATGTGGACCACCACGCCGGCACCGATCCCCGGCGATTTCCAGTATGGCGAGGTCATGGTGTGGCTGCGGGGAAATCTCCCGGCCGACACCATCACCTGTAACGGCGCCGGCAACTACGCCATCTGGCTGCACCGCTACTGGCGCCATAACCAGCCGCGCACACAGATCGCCCCCACGTCGGGCAGCGTCGGCTACAGCGTGCCGGCGGGTGTCATGGCAAAGCGCCAGTGCCCCGACAAGACGGTCGTTGTTTTCGCGGGCGACGGCTGCTTCCTGATGCACGGCAATGAGTTTGCCACCGCCGTGCAGTACGATATCCCGGTCATTATCCTGGTTATCGACAACGGCATGTATGGCACCATCCGCATGCATCAGGAGCGCAACTATCCGCACCGTGTCGTCGGCACCGATCTGAAAAATCCGGATTTCAAAGCCTATGCCGAGGCCTTCGGTGGTCACGGCGAAACCGTTCGCACCACGGCGGAGTTCGCGCCCGCCTTTAAGCGGGCGAAGGCCTCCGGCAAGCCCGCCATCATCCACTGCTACATCGATCCGCAAGCCATCACCCCTGCCAAGACGCTGGATCAGATCTCAGACGGTAAATAA
- a CDS encoding FAD-binding oxidoreductase, which yields MPKTISADTKTHGLWETTAPAAPATTVLTGDVRTQVCIIGGGYTGNSAALHLAKKGMASVVLEAQDIGFGGAGRNVGLVNAGMWVMPDELPNVLGEVHGDRLLKLLGDAPSAVFDIVDTYGIECQLQKHGTLHCGVGQAGLEELQQREKQWQARGAPVRLLSAEETAQKVGSRAYSGALLDLRAGTIQPLAYVRGLAKAAQTEGATLYTGSPALDVTPHGAQWRVKTPQGSVTADWVIMATDAYTQGPWEIIRREQVHLPYFNFATEPLSHNVRATLLPGYEGVWDTKEVLSSFRMDVHGRLIFGSVGALNGVGHGIHRGWALRAVHKIFPQLGNVKFEAEWYGQIGMTDDNLPRFHKFAPNVIGISGYNGRGIAPGTVMGRTLAELIAGEKSEDDLPLPVTTPAEAKMRALKEVFYEVGAQAVHLTNSRF from the coding sequence ATGCCCAAGACTATCAGCGCCGATACAAAAACACACGGCCTCTGGGAAACCACCGCGCCCGCCGCACCGGCAACGACCGTGCTGACCGGCGATGTGCGGACGCAGGTCTGCATCATCGGCGGGGGCTATACGGGCAATTCAGCGGCGCTGCATCTGGCGAAAAAGGGCATGGCCTCGGTCGTTCTGGAAGCGCAGGACATCGGCTTCGGCGGTGCCGGTCGTAATGTCGGACTGGTCAATGCCGGCATGTGGGTCATGCCCGATGAACTGCCAAACGTGCTCGGCGAAGTTCATGGTGACCGCCTGCTGAAACTGCTCGGCGATGCCCCTTCGGCCGTGTTCGATATCGTCGACACCTACGGCATCGAATGCCAGTTACAAAAACACGGCACCCTGCATTGCGGCGTGGGGCAAGCGGGTCTCGAAGAACTGCAACAGCGTGAAAAGCAATGGCAGGCGCGTGGTGCGCCGGTGCGACTGTTATCGGCTGAAGAGACCGCGCAAAAGGTTGGCTCCCGCGCCTACAGCGGCGCCCTGCTCGATCTGCGCGCCGGCACCATCCAGCCGCTAGCCTATGTGCGCGGACTGGCCAAGGCGGCGCAGACGGAAGGCGCTACGCTTTATACCGGCTCGCCCGCGCTGGACGTAACGCCTCATGGCGCACAGTGGCGGGTAAAAACTCCGCAAGGCTCGGTCACCGCCGACTGGGTGATCATGGCCACCGACGCCTATACGCAAGGCCCGTGGGAGATCATCCGCCGCGAACAGGTTCACCTGCCCTACTTTAATTTCGCCACCGAACCCCTGAGCCATAATGTGCGCGCCACTCTCCTGCCCGGCTATGAAGGCGTATGGGATACCAAGGAAGTGCTGTCGTCCTTCCGCATGGATGTGCATGGCCGCCTGATCTTCGGCAGCGTCGGCGCGCTGAACGGTGTGGGCCATGGCATCCATCGCGGCTGGGCTCTGCGCGCCGTGCACAAGATTTTCCCGCAACTGGGCAATGTCAAATTCGAAGCGGAATGGTACGGCCAGATCGGCATGACCGATGACAACCTGCCACGTTTCCATAAATTTGCGCCAAACGTCATCGGAATCAGCGGTTATAATGGCCGCGGCATCGCGCCGGGCACGGTCATGGGCCGCACCCTTGCCGAACTGATCGCTGGCGAGAAAAGCGAAGACGATCTGCCCCTGCCCGTCACCACGCCCGCTGAGGCGAAGATGCGCGCGCTCAAAGAAGTATTTTACGAGGTCGGCGCTCAGGCAGTCCACCTCACAAACTCACGTTTCTAA
- a CDS encoding acyl-CoA dehydrogenase — protein MSDFVWNDSFLLTEQLTDDERMIMEAAHDYAQGSLMPRVLKAYGEEYTDRHIFNEMGELGLLGATLPEQYGGAGATYVAYGLVAREVERVDSGYRSMMSVQSSLVMYPIYAYGTEEQRMKYLPKLASGEWVGCFGLTEPDAGSDPGAMTTRAETIDGGYRLTGAKMWISNSPIADVFVVWAKLDGVIRGFVLEKGMKGLSAPKIHGKLSLRASITGEIVMDGVEVGEDALLPNVAGLKGPFGCLNRARYGIAWGAMGAAEDCWHRARQYGLDRKQFGKPLAQMQLFQKKLADMQTEITLGLQAALRVGQLFDAGQMQPEMISLIKRNNCGKALDIARQARDMHGGNGIHEEYHVMRHAQNLESVNTYEGTHDVHALILGRAQTGLQAFY, from the coding sequence ATGTCTGATTTTGTGTGGAATGATTCCTTTCTGCTCACCGAGCAACTTACCGACGACGAACGGATGATCATGGAGGCGGCGCACGACTATGCGCAAGGCTCGCTGATGCCGCGCGTGCTCAAAGCCTATGGCGAGGAATATACCGACCGCCACATCTTCAACGAGATGGGCGAACTGGGGCTCCTCGGCGCGACCTTGCCGGAACAATATGGCGGCGCCGGTGCAACTTACGTCGCCTATGGTCTGGTGGCGCGTGAAGTCGAGCGCGTCGATTCGGGCTACCGCTCGATGATGAGCGTTCAGTCGTCATTGGTTATGTATCCGATCTATGCCTACGGCACTGAAGAGCAGCGTATGAAGTATCTGCCCAAGCTGGCTTCCGGCGAATGGGTTGGCTGCTTCGGCCTGACCGAACCCGACGCGGGTTCAGATCCGGGCGCCATGACCACCCGTGCCGAAACAATTGATGGCGGCTATCGCCTGACCGGCGCCAAGATGTGGATTTCCAACTCGCCGATCGCCGATGTCTTCGTGGTGTGGGCCAAGCTTGATGGCGTCATCCGCGGCTTTGTGCTGGAAAAGGGCATGAAGGGACTTTCCGCGCCGAAGATCCACGGCAAGCTGTCTCTGCGTGCGTCCATCACCGGCGAGATCGTCATGGATGGCGTCGAAGTCGGTGAAGACGCCCTGCTGCCCAACGTGGCGGGCCTCAAGGGGCCGTTTGGCTGCCTCAATCGCGCCCGCTACGGCATCGCCTGGGGCGCCATGGGTGCCGCCGAGGATTGCTGGCACCGTGCGCGCCAGTATGGCCTCGATCGCAAGCAATTCGGCAAGCCTCTGGCGCAGATGCAACTCTTCCAGAAGAAGCTGGCCGATATGCAGACCGAGATTACGCTGGGCCTGCAAGCCGCTCTGCGCGTCGGGCAGTTGTTCGATGCCGGCCAGATGCAGCCGGAAATGATCTCGCTGATCAAGCGCAACAATTGCGGCAAAGCGCTCGATATCGCCCGTCAGGCGCGTGACATGCACGGCGGCAATGGCATCCATGAGGAATACCACGTCATGCGCCACGCTCAGAACCTGGAGTCGGTCAATACCTATGAAGGCACGCACGACGTCCACGCGCTGATTCTGGGCCGTGCGCAGACCGGGTTGCAGGCGTTTTATTGA
- a CDS encoding CaiB/BaiF CoA-transferase family protein translates to MTKPHAKPLAGLKVLELARILAGPWCGQLLADVGAEVIKIERPEVGDDTRTWGPPFVTDAAGNSWGAAYFHATNRGKSSVAIAFETPEGQAAIRALAAEADILIENFKVGGLKKYGLDYDSLKAVNPRLIYASITGFGQTGPYAARAGYDYIIQGMSGLMDITGEPEREPQKVGVAVVDIFTGVYTATAILAAVHGRETRGEGCHIDMSLFDTATSILANQASNYLVSGKSPSRLGNAHPNIAPYQVFQVSDGHIIVAVGNDGQFQKFCAALRANDIAAHPDYATNALRVARRTDLQSAVQPYLMQKTRAEWLAVFEAAGVPAGPINRIEDVFSDPQIIHRGMRLELTAADGSKISGVASPIVINGERMVADGPSPMLGNGKAVWSAPSTPSGSPSPAKAGEEKI, encoded by the coding sequence GTGACCAAACCTCACGCCAAGCCTTTGGCCGGCCTCAAAGTCCTTGAACTCGCTCGCATCCTCGCTGGCCCGTGGTGCGGGCAATTGCTGGCCGATGTCGGCGCCGAAGTCATCAAGATCGAACGCCCGGAGGTCGGCGACGACACCCGCACCTGGGGGCCTCCATTCGTGACAGACGCCGCCGGCAATTCATGGGGCGCAGCCTATTTCCACGCCACCAATCGCGGCAAGTCCTCGGTCGCTATCGCCTTTGAAACGCCGGAAGGGCAGGCCGCCATTCGTGCGCTGGCCGCCGAGGCCGATATCCTGATCGAGAACTTCAAGGTCGGTGGCCTGAAGAAATACGGTCTGGATTACGACAGTCTCAAAGCCGTCAATCCGCGCCTGATCTACGCTTCGATCACCGGCTTCGGCCAGACCGGCCCCTATGCCGCCCGCGCCGGCTATGACTATATCATTCAGGGCATGAGCGGCCTGATGGACATCACCGGCGAACCCGAGCGCGAACCGCAAAAGGTCGGCGTCGCCGTGGTCGATATCTTCACCGGCGTCTATACCGCCACCGCTATCCTGGCCGCCGTCCATGGCCGCGAAACACGTGGTGAAGGCTGCCATATCGACATGTCGCTGTTCGATACCGCCACCTCGATCCTTGCCAACCAGGCCAGCAACTATCTCGTTTCCGGTAAGTCTCCATCTCGGCTCGGCAATGCCCACCCCAATATCGCGCCCTATCAGGTGTTTCAGGTGTCGGATGGCCATATCATCGTCGCGGTCGGCAATGACGGCCAGTTTCAGAAATTCTGTGCCGCGCTTCGTGCTAACGATATCGCTGCCCATCCGGACTACGCCACCAATGCCCTGCGTGTCGCCCGCCGCACGGATTTGCAATCCGCCGTGCAACCTTACCTGATGCAAAAGACCCGCGCCGAATGGCTGGCGGTGTTCGAGGCCGCCGGTGTTCCCGCCGGACCGATCAACCGTATCGAGGACGTGTTCAGCGATCCACAGATTATCCATCGCGGTATGCGGCTCGAATTGACCGCCGCCGATGGATCTAAGATCTCAGGCGTCGCGTCGCCCATCGTTATCAACGGCGAACGCATGGTGGCCGATGGACCATCACCCATGTTAGGAAATGGAAAAGCGGTGTGGAGTGCCCCCTCCACCCCTTCGGGGTCCCCCTCCCCCGCTAAAGCAGGGGAGGAGAAGATATGA